The following proteins come from a genomic window of Proteiniphilum propionicum:
- a CDS encoding 4Fe-4S dicluster domain-containing protein, whose translation MAKVKGYVEVNTERCKGCNLCVVSCPSEVLDLQPREVNDRGYHYVYLKNPDECIGCANCGYVCPDGCLTVYRMKVK comes from the coding sequence ATGGCAAAAGTCAAGGGTTATGTAGAGGTAAACACCGAACGTTGTAAAGGTTGTAACCTGTGTGTTGTGTCTTGTCCTTCTGAAGTATTGGATTTGCAGCCTCGAGAAGTGAACGACCGTGGATACCATTACGTCTATTTAAAAAATCCCGATGAGTGCATCGGGTGTGCGAACTGCGGGTATGTATGTCCTGACGGTTGTTTGACCGTATATCGGATGAAGGTGAAATAA
- a CDS encoding KdsC family phosphatase: protein MSAINYDLKKIKAFIFDVDGVLSCQTIHMSAQGEPLRTANIHDGYALNLAVKHGYGVCLITGGNTQAVRLRYESLGISDIYMNSGIKMNDYLDYLRKTGYEPEEIIYVGDDIPDYNVMNEVGLPIAPMDAAPEIKKIAKYISSRNGGQGVARDVIEQVLKVQGNWMSEEAFGW from the coding sequence ATGAGCGCGATAAATTACGATTTGAAAAAAATAAAAGCATTTATATTTGATGTTGACGGAGTTCTCTCCTGTCAGACTATTCACATGTCGGCCCAAGGTGAGCCTCTGCGAACTGCCAATATTCACGATGGATATGCACTTAACCTTGCTGTGAAGCACGGCTATGGCGTATGTTTAATAACTGGTGGAAATACTCAGGCAGTACGTCTTCGATACGAATCATTGGGTATAAGCGATATTTACATGAATTCGGGTATAAAAATGAACGATTATCTCGATTATTTACGCAAAACCGGATATGAGCCCGAAGAGATTATCTATGTGGGAGATGATATACCTGATTATAATGTAATGAATGAGGTCGGTTTACCTATTGCCCCAATGGACGCGGCTCCAGAGATTAAAAAGATAGCAAAGTATATATCTTCAAGGAATGGAGGACAGGGTGTCGCACGTGATGTTATTGAGCAGGTACTTAAGGTTCAGGGTAACTGGATGAGTGAAGAAGCTTTCGGATGGTAG
- a CDS encoding Rossmann-like and DUF2520 domain-containing protein: MRIVFIGSGNVATHLAVALKASGNEIIQVYSRTFENAKILAVKTGAVPVNDIGSIFCDADLYIFSVKDDALPIVISQMPRTNGIWAHTAGSVPLNVFSLFKEKYGVIYPLQTFSKDRGLNFSEIPLFIEGDSDDTTRTLVGLAKTISTNVQYLPGYKRLYLHLAAVFACNFANHMYALASDIISNEDIQFDILKPLIAETAAKVMEMQPVAAQTGPAIRFDEKVMKKHLELITDPMVKEIYSLLSKSIHIHSL, from the coding sequence ATGAGAATAGTTTTTATTGGTTCAGGCAATGTGGCAACTCACTTAGCCGTGGCACTAAAGGCTTCGGGAAATGAGATTATTCAGGTTTACAGCCGCACATTTGAAAATGCGAAGATACTCGCCGTAAAAACCGGCGCTGTACCTGTTAATGATATAGGTTCTATCTTTTGCGATGCCGATCTGTATATTTTTTCGGTGAAAGATGATGCCCTGCCTATCGTTATAAGTCAAATGCCGCGTACAAATGGTATTTGGGCACATACAGCCGGAAGCGTACCTTTAAACGTTTTTTCATTGTTCAAAGAAAAATATGGCGTAATTTATCCATTACAGACTTTTAGCAAGGATAGAGGATTGAACTTCTCTGAAATACCGTTGTTCATAGAGGGAGACAGTGATGATACTACCCGCACACTGGTTGGCCTTGCGAAAACTATTTCAACAAATGTGCAATACCTTCCGGGTTACAAGCGGCTTTATCTTCATCTGGCGGCAGTATTTGCATGTAATTTTGCAAACCATATGTATGCACTGGCGTCAGATATTATATCCAATGAGGATATTCAGTTCGATATATTGAAACCGCTTATAGCTGAAACTGCAGCCAAAGTAATGGAGATGCAGCCTGTTGCAGCTCAGACCGGCCCTGCGATAAGGTTCGACGAAAAGGTTATGAAAAAGCATCTTGAACTTATTACAGACCCAATGGTAAAAGAGATCTATTCCCTGTTAAGTAAAAGTATTCATATTCATTCATTATGA
- a CDS encoding gliding motility lipoprotein GldH, producing the protein MATKRNIVLLFAVMIFTFLTSCSQGEVYYRFHHINKGMWYSDSVLVFKIDTANIHPGKKYDITIELTTNHSYPYRNLLLYVEHNITSPVYQSDSLHCLLADEYGRWLGAGTGGLNQFSLNYLAAVVPDSVRIYELKIRQSMINNPLIGVEKAGVKITEVNIGS; encoded by the coding sequence GTGGCAACAAAGCGTAATATTGTCTTACTCTTTGCGGTCATGATTTTCACCTTTCTGACATCCTGCTCTCAAGGTGAGGTCTATTATCGTTTTCACCATATCAACAAAGGGATGTGGTATAGCGACAGCGTACTTGTTTTTAAAATTGATACTGCGAATATACATCCCGGAAAAAAATATGATATAACAATTGAGCTCACAACAAACCACAGTTATCCTTATCGCAACCTGTTGCTTTATGTAGAGCATAATATAACCAGTCCGGTTTACCAAAGCGATTCCTTGCATTGCCTCCTGGCTGATGAATATGGAAGATGGCTGGGGGCCGGGACAGGCGGATTAAACCAGTTTTCGTTGAATTACCTTGCTGCGGTTGTGCCTGACAGTGTGCGCATATATGAACTGAAAATAAGGCAGTCAATGATTAATAATCCTTTAATAGGAGTTGAAAAAGCAGGTGTGAAAATCACTGAGGTGAACATTGGTTCCTGA